A single genomic interval of Mycolicibacterium sp. MU0053 harbors:
- a CDS encoding amino acid ABC transporter permease — protein sequence MEVLTEYREQVLAAFLVTIKLTLYSGLGALVLGTALAAMRLAPVPVLNWIGTSYVNVVRNTPLTLILLFCSFGVSQTLGFTLVEAGSPTSVADSNFRLAVLGLAVYTASFVCETVRSGVNTVPLGQAEAARSLGFTFSQNLRIVLLPQAFRAVIIPLGSVLIALTKNTTIASAIGVAEAALLMKEMIENTAALVAVGTIFAIGFVVLTLPMGLFFGWLSKRMAVAR from the coding sequence GTGGAGGTTCTGACCGAATACCGCGAGCAGGTGCTCGCGGCGTTCCTGGTGACCATCAAGCTGACGCTGTACTCGGGCCTGGGCGCGTTGGTACTCGGGACGGCGCTGGCCGCGATGCGGCTGGCGCCGGTACCGGTCCTCAACTGGATCGGCACCAGCTACGTCAACGTGGTGCGCAATACCCCGTTGACGTTGATCCTGCTGTTCTGCTCCTTCGGCGTGTCCCAGACGCTGGGGTTCACGCTGGTCGAGGCGGGCTCGCCAACCTCGGTCGCCGACAGCAACTTTCGCCTGGCGGTGTTGGGCCTGGCCGTCTACACGGCCTCGTTCGTGTGTGAGACGGTCCGATCGGGCGTCAACACCGTGCCGCTCGGCCAGGCCGAGGCGGCCCGCTCCCTCGGTTTCACCTTCAGCCAGAACCTGCGAATAGTGTTGCTGCCACAGGCGTTCCGCGCGGTGATCATTCCGTTGGGGTCGGTGCTGATCGCGTTGACCAAGAACACCACGATCGCCTCGGCGATCGGGGTGGCCGAGGCGGCGCTGCTGATGAAGGAAATGATCGAGAACACCGCGGCGCTGGTGGCGGTCGGCACCATCTTCGCGATCGGCTTCGTGGTGCTGACGCTGCCGATGGGGTTGTTCTTCGGCTGGCTCAGCAAGCGGATGGCGGTGGCGCGATGA